The Synechococcus sp. WH 8101 sequence TGTTTCGGCAATGATGCGCCGCACGGCAGCCTCGATGTCTTGCACGATGTTGGGCTGAATCCCCTCGGTGGGTTCATCAAGCAACAGCAATTTGGGGCGACCGAGTAGGGCACGGGCGATGGCCAGCTGCTGCTGCTGCCCCCCGGAGAGATCCCCACCCTTGCGCGGCAGAAACTCCCGCAGAATCGGAAACAACTCATACACCAGGGGATCGATCCGGCGATTGCGCGCCAGGCCACCCGGCAGGGCTTCCATGCCGAGCATCAGGTTCTCCTCCACCGTGAGCTGGGGAATGATCTCCCGCCCCTGAGGGACGTAACCAATCCCGGCCCGGGCCCGTTGGTGGGGCGACAGGCGCTGCAAGGACCGCTCTTCCAACAGCAGATCACCGCTGCGGGGTTTCAGCAAACCGATCAACGACTTGAGCAAGGTGGTCTTGCCAACGCCGTTGCGTCCGATCAGGCAGACCATCTCTCCGGCCTGCACCGACAGGTCCACATCCCGGAGGATATGGCTCTCGCCGTAATAGGTGTTCAAGCCCTGAATCTCCAGCAGTGTCATGCGTGCTCCTCATCAGCGCTGCCCAGATACACCTCGATCACCTTGGGATCGCTCTGAATCACATCCATCGAGCCTTCACAGAGCACATGGCCCTGATGCAGCACCGTGACCGGGCTGTCGAGCCGACGGATGAATTCCATGTCATGTTCAATCACCAGAACGGTGTGATCACCCGCCAGTGACCTGAGCAAATCGGCGGTGAGTTCCGTCTCCTCATCGGTGAGACCCGCCACCGGCTCATCGACTAACAGCAAATCGGGATCCTGTCCCACGAGCATGGCGATCTCCAGCCACTGCTTTTGACCATGCGACAAGGAGCCAGCAGCCTGCTGGGCCCGGCTCTGCAGGTTCACGATCGCCATCAACTGGTTGATTTTCTCGTCCTGCGTCGTCGACAACCCAGACATCAACAAAGGCCAGGGACGCTTCGGACGGCTCACCGCCAGGGCGAGATTCTCATGCACCGTGAGCTGCTCAAA is a genomic window containing:
- the urtE gene encoding urea ABC transporter ATP-binding subunit UrtE → MTLLEIQGLNTYYGESHILRDVDLSVQAGEMVCLIGRNGVGKTTLLKSLIGLLKPRSGDLLLEERSLQRLSPHQRARAGIGYVPQGREIIPQLTVEENLMLGMEALPGGLARNRRIDPLVYELFPILREFLPRKGGDLSGGQQQQLAIARALLGRPKLLLLDEPTEGIQPNIVQDIEAAVRRIIAETGIGVLLVEQHLHFVRQADRYYAMQRGGIVASGPTAELSQAVVDRFLSV
- the urtD gene encoding urea ABC transporter ATP-binding protein UrtD, translating into MTASTHLIELRAISVSFDGFLALNDLNLCLKPGELRAVIGPNGAGKTTFLDVITGKVQPTRGEVLFKGCSLRGLPEHRIARLGIGRKFQSPRVFEQLTVHENLALAVSRPKRPWPLLMSGLSTTQDEKINQLMAIVNLQSRAQQAAGSLSHGQKQWLEIAMLVGQDPDLLLVDEPVAGLTDEETELTADLLRSLAGDHTVLVIEHDMEFIRRLDSPVTVLHQGHVLCEGSMDVIQSDPKVIEVYLGSADEEHA